The nucleotide sequence TCAATAGTTAGGTCAGTTCAAGTCTTGTTGTAAGAGGGAAACAAAGGCAAATTGGAAAGGACATGACATTTCCTATGAAAGCTGCGTGAAAAAAGAAACCATACCAGTGACATATTTGACTTTGCTATTGAACCTTTGACGGCCTTTCTCCTTTGTTTCCTTTAGGATGCAGTAAAAAAGAACAAAAGGTGGAAAAAGCATGGTAAAAGCATATTAGGATCTGTCAAACTTGCTTGGCCAAGTTATGATTTGGGCAAAACAAATCAATTGTGGGACCTGATTTTCCTTAATCTATTGTATACATTTTTTGGTTATTGCATTAGCTTTGGCCTTATTGTCacgcacttagctggttttgcctaagtcgtacggcacacttgcgtgttcgtccgtaaaggtcagtctttccgaaacctcctatggtaccttaggacctacaaaagagaaaacagattAGAGAAAGCGttttactcgggatccacaagcaatctttTCAGTAAATACTTCATAGCCAATACAAATTatcaacagactttacaagctctgaatggtccactacagatagaTATCTcccacaagtatccacatgacacaatctttatttacaagtctagaacgaccaccaaacccaaagaAAATGGGGTTGCTAAGTCTACTGCCAGtcctttacatgttgtgcaaagcatgaacaaaccaaaagacacggacatacataaataTTACGTCGAACATCCCGTTTATAATTTTGTCTGTGACAGTATGTTAGCTGCCTGCAAGAGTGTCTTGCACCCTCATCCCTTATAACCATATAAAATTGGCCCATGCATTACATGGTGCCTGTGTCTGTGCTATTTAGAACGGTGCCCTCAACTTTCCAAGACAAATGCCTGTTCTCAGATAAGATACTGACTGGAACCTCATAAGACTTGgcacatgatatatgtttttgttttatCATTCATGACCAACCTAAGTTCTTTTTGACCTCTCTGCAGAGGTCAACCAAATGGTGCCATGATGAAAAGGGTAATCAAATCGACTGACATCAAATTCTTGATTCAACCTAGACACCAAAATTAAACCTACCTATAGCAGCACTTCCAAATATTCATTAATACTATATGTAAGAACAAGAAAATCGTTGACAGATCTCAACATGGCAAGTTAAGAAAACATGTCAGTTATATACTGAATACACCAAGGTGCATGAGACAAATAGTTTAAACTACTCAACGGAAGAAGAACACTTTGCACAACACCTTGTATGGAAACTTTAAAAGGTACCAAATTGTTTGAATATTCAGTAGTCAAGTTAATTTTCTCACATCACACACCAGGGGACACACTTTGCTGACATCGAACAAGAGTGTAACATCTATGCATTCAGCGGACCAAAATAGTATTCACGTTCTGCAGATCACCAGTGGAAATGCATTGCAACAGGTGGTGTTGGACGTTTTATATTGTGAATTATTGGTCTTGTTCAATAGTAAAATAGTAATTATATACCATGACCCATGTTGGGTTAGTGCTTGCAGTATGCAATTCATCATGAATGCTCCATGACTATGGGCTTACGTTACGCCATGTGTGATTTGAGAGAGGTCTTCTTGATGGATTAAATAAACTTTTTCTCCCTAGCACTCATCTATTCTCTTACATTAATTTCTCATTTGTAAAAGGTCTTATTCTTACCTTATCTAAGCTGGACACCTCCAATGGCCTATCATCAGCTATTTCCTGAGCAAATTATTTTGTGAGCAAATTAGTTCTCTTCCAACAGCCTTTTTATCATCATATCCTTTTAGAGAGTGAGAGTGTGTGTGTTTTCTTCTTAGAAGGAGAAGATCACAGAGGGATTGGCCATTGTATGAATGTTTTAGTTTTTTGTTTCTGTATATAGCTAGTGTTCCAAACAACACAACTAAGTCGATACTGTTATGCTGGTTTTCAGGTTCTCGGAGTGATGGAGATTGGACCTGTCCGCAATGTGGTAATGTGAACTTCAGTTTTAGAACAGTGTGCAATCGTGGAAGATGTGGTGCTCCTCGACCATCAGCCAGCCCAAATTCTGTTAGTTTCTCTTAGCACTATTCTTTCCATATGTATCATCAAACCACCTTATTTTCTTGTAGTTGTAAGCGTTTAATTGTCAGGGGGTGTGTTGGTAGTATGCTGGCACGTAGACACTGGAACGGATCAACATAGGTTTGGTTATTATGGATCATGACCTCAAATTATGGTCAGATATGTTAAGTAACTTAAGCATGTACACGTTAGAAGATAGGCTTCGATCCTGTAAAATTGCTGCTGATTTTTTGGGCATGTTACACATTGTTCTTTGGCTCATTACCAAATTCATCTATATATAATTATGTGATCAGAAGTTGATTACCATTTAAGGGTGTCTTTGTGGTAACAATGTTTTTTGTCATTACTCTACAAAAGAGATAAGAGGAGCCAGCCAAATTTATGCACCGCTAAATTTATGGTTATTACCAATATTACCAACAATTAAGTAACAAGGTGAAAGCAATTGTATTTTGtaaattaaaaatgataaataaaaatcatcAATTTGTTGCTATATTTGCTGCAAATATTTGAAAGGTAAAAGCTTCCAAATAACTGGATTGTGCACTTGGATGTGTGATAAGGTTATAAGGTCTTGTTCTTTATCCTATTTAATGACACCAACTTTCAGTTGATCAGTATAGAATAATTTCATGGGAAATAAGTTTGGTAGGAATCGTTCCCCAATTTCAACTATACATATCTGCCATTTCTCTTTTCATGTGAATGTTGTTATACCCATTCGGCCATTCCAAAATTTTCCTTTTATTGCTTTACCAGAGAATAGGGCTGACACCTGTCCCTGGTGCTTTTGATCGTCCTTTACCTGGTTACTATGGTGGAGTTGGTGTTCCACCACATATGCCCCTTGGATTATCTGGTGGCTACGGTGCTCCACTTCCACTATCTGGGATGCGCTATGACTATGGTCCACTTAGCAGTCCAGGATATGGTCCCTTATCTGCATATGGTCCACCAGGACCAATAggaggttctctctctctctctctctctctctctctctttttgtatATACATTGTGTATTAATGTGAACATGTATTAATGAGCGTATGTTTGTATTAGCATATCTAAAATATGCTGTCACATATATTTTCATATGTGGCTACGGTTCATTATGTGCATGCATGCCTGTATGCTTGCAGTGTTTGCGTGTCCATTCTGAATAACTGGTTAAACTATTGGGTCATGTTCTGGTCACCATGACTCTGAATCTTTCTGAACTTGATGTGTGGTTAATGTTCCCATGTTTTGGCTGAAACTTTTGTTTTGTGCCCATGTTTTTTCCTATTAACTTTTGTGGTTGTTGCAGGCTATGGTTATGGTCCTGGTCCTACCATGGACAGGTATGGCTATGGTTATCGAGGATCTCCAATGCCGGTATGCAATTTGTTATATAAACTTTATTTCATGTTATGGATACTTCatctgatgttttatttttgtctTATTATATGCTTGGATTCTAAGGTTCTGGGTCCATGGTCTGGGGAAGAACTTCCTGATAATAGTGCTTCACGTAAACGTCGTGGTGGTAAGTTTCTTAGTTTCTTATTGATTTGCTGATAGTGGAAATCTTCTCTAGCATTGTGAAACTATATCGTGTTTAGCATTGAACATGAATAGCAGAAACACATGCAACATGAGAACGGATGTGACTGGCATCTTGCCCAAGTATAGCATCATCTTTGCTTAAAAGGGCAGTTTAGTCTAAAGGAAAATCTTTTATGATGGTTTATATACACATAAATTGCCAAATACATACTTGTCATGTGTTTCTGTTTTagttcatcttgctaaatttctatGATTTTGTCATTATATACATGCAGTTTATGGCTATCATTCCATTTTATATCCTATGTTAATTATTTGCATTAATAGTCTTTTATGGTCTTCATCATGCTAATAATGAATTCTTTAATCTTGTAAAACAATTGTAATTCATCTAACTACAACTTTTTCAGGTCCTGATGGGTCATTTGAGGGTGATTGGAAATGCCCTAAATGTGGCAATATTAATTTTGCCTTTAGAACAACTTGCAATATGAAGAAATGTGGAGCTCCCAGGCCTGCTTCTGTAAGTTATCTAACTAGCTATTTTATTTATCTTCATTTGCAAATCTGATGTAACGGGTAAAAAGGCTATTCATCTACAGGTATGCCATATGGTACTCATACAATAACGCAGATTTATTGGTGATTCAGTAAATCTGGTTATGTACAAGTGCCTCATagatgtttgcacaatgccatatGGTACTCATACATTAACCCAGATTTATTGGTGACCAGATTTATTGGTGATTCAGAAAATCTGGTTATGTACAAGTGTCTCTTAGATTTTTGCACAATACTTTGGTGAACTACTGCATGCATTGCATACTTGCTCATGATTGACATGAACACTGGTTATTTCCCTTGAAAACTTATTTCATGAGTTCCATCTCCCATCtgataagaaaataattatttgcaTAACTTTTGTGATTCATTGTTCATGAGTAATTGGTCTTTTCTCAAAGAATTGGCATGAGGAATCTTTTCCATACATATTTAGGACAAAGTATGCATAAAACATCAGATTCAGTCATATTATTTAAATCATGCAACATATAGAAGatgagctcatgaagagcaaaaaccaaaaatatatttttggtgAATTGTGAAAATTTGATACGTGCACATGCATGCATTTATTAACAAAATAAATCATAGATCTTAATGTTAGGTGAAAACATGTTTACATATTGAGATTTTGGAAATCCTCAATTGTATCCTGAAAACCAACTGACTCAATCCAacaaaacccttgtccaaagtgGTATGCAACAAAACATTTGTAATGAAAAAGAATTTAAAGATTGTGAGTCCTAAACTGACTTTGCAACAAAACATTTAAAGATGTCAATACGTCTTCAAACGATGAAAAAGATTGGTAGAAGATAATAAATATGCTATAATGATTGTGAGTCCTAAACTGACTTTGTATATGACACCAAAAGGAGCTGGTGAGGTTCTGACCATTAGAAATTGCAGAAACCATGTAAATTTGCTCAAACCCAAGTAGAGGAAAATAGCAACCGATTTGAAGGTCTTTAAAGTCATAGAAAAATATTTGTCTATTGTAATAGGTTTTTTGTTGCCAGTAGCCCATAAATAAAGGAGTCTGTGAGTCACAAAGGTATGGTTGAACTATCCTTTTCATTGTCTTTGATATCATTGCAATTCCCAGCATTTGGTTATTTTATTTTGGAGGCCCTTCTCTTTTTTTAACACACAAACTCTAGTTAGGATGGGGTTGTACATAACATGACACCTTTAGTTTTATATGTGTCCTCTTTATCCTTACGAAAAAAAAAGGCTTTATATGTTTGCTTGCTGAAATTATTATTCAGCTCTCGTTGCTCAATTCTTTGTCCTCCAGAGCATCACATATCATCTATTTGAGGCACATGTCAATCCCTGCTGACACAATACAGGTGGACCACCAAAGCTCCTTCGCCATGAAATGTAAAATCTCGAATTTAGGCTCTCCTAAGTTTTTTCACTGAACTGCTAAAAAATTGGTGAGTACCTCGGAAGTTATTTTCATAGGCCGAGTACCTTGAGGGTTATACATGCCACAAAACTTAAATACTATATTAAACAGTGATACTTTACATATACCACAAAGTATTCACacgcgtgtatatatatatatatatatatatatatatatatatatatatatatatatatatatatatatatatatatatatatataaggcattGATGCTTTTTGAATCTAGTTTAATTGGTACATTTATGAGTGGATACATCTTACAGGTTGCCATATTTTATTGTTCAAAATCTATTGCCTACTATTTGTGTCTCTATTGCATACATTATGATTGGTAGGCTCTTTGTTTTACAAGATAGTTTGATCCTAATTCTTAAGGTCACACCACATACCCTTTAATTACTCCATAAAATTAAACCATTTTGAATTCCTTGAAGGATCATGAGTTGTCATTTACTAGAAGGCTAGTAGTCAGACTGGATGAGTTGACAACTAAGCCAGTCGACACCAGTGTCAATCCTGGATTTGAAGATAAACATTCTGAGTAACTCTTATCTTACCTGATTTTGTCAGATGAAGAGTTTGTAGGTGGGGTAGAGAGGAATCTGATGATCTGCAGACCGTCTCAGTCAATACATTTGTTAactgaaaatatttatatttcattatTCTCCATGAATATAATAACTTGATTTGATATCTTTATCCTTTGTCCTGTTAGGCTTCCAATCGTGTCGACAAGGATGTGCCAGACGCTCCAGAAGGCAGCTGGACCTGCCCCAAGTGCAACAACCTCAACTACCCCTTCCGCAATGTCTGCAATCGGAAAGGATGCGGAAGCGAGAAGCCTTCTACAAGCTGATGTTCAATTTTGGCTACTGCTGCGGTTCAAAGTGATGTATTGCAACCTCTTCATATAATTATCATGTCAGCACTTTGGATAGGCAAACATACAATCCATAGTTTAGCATGGGACTGATTTATCCTTCCTTGTATTATTAGTTTGTTGCCGTAGTTTGTAGGCTTTGCCGAGCATCGTGACTGACGGGAGTAATCTCATGTAGTCATCAGATTTTTATTCAAATTGCATCTTTTGCATCTGTAACGATGGTTCCAATGTTAATTTTTTGATTGTTTTCTTTTGTGATTCATAAAAATTGGACAACAATTTGAGAGgagattatttttcttaaaatatgggcaaataaatttaataataatggttattCTATTTGGAATGTGATGATAGGAGGTGTAAGTGTAAGGGTATGAATACTCGTGTGGCCTCGTCTCTAATGGGACAAGGATGAGGGGAATAAACGAGgattatcttttattattatgtGGATATGGAACATTGACGGGTAGATTACTTTTTATTTTGTCTTGGACTCATCCCCTTTTTATCATATTAATATGCGGGTCTAGACGTTGGCTTAAAATGTTCGACCCATCTGATTCAAATGTTGTGCTTTGTGTTGATTGCAAGCCAATTATGAGCTATTTGATTCGATTCAAtcagataaaataatattaatatttaatagTAATATCCTCGTTTGTGCTGattgttattatttataaattttgatattattaattagttttgagaataattttattttttaaaaatagaatgaATTAGTTAGGAGAATACGAAGAATCTATATGTTTCTCGCCTCTAACAAAAAAATGAGCTATCTTAGTTTTATGTTTTATTTGATTGACTCATTAAAGTTTTGATTGTAACGTAGGATAAAATGTTTTTGAGACATCTGAGTCACAAACTCGACTCACATTAAGATAAATCCATTATAGCAGAAGCACAAGGCTATATAAGCTCGAGGTATGTGAGTCGGAAAACTCGACCCACGCTAAGATAAATTCACTACGACATAGGCGAAAGACAACATATGCCTGAGACATGTGGGTTAAGAAAAACTAACTCGCGTCTACGAGTGTCTCCTTCACGCTACAAAGGAGCAAGTTGGCGATAGGGATGTTGGGTGAATTGAACACCGCACTTCGGACCCCTCTAATAGGAGTCCCGAAGCACACTTTAGAGGTGGAGGGATAAATGATAAGAAACATATTGACAACCAATCACCGTTCGACATCTGTCGTCACGTGGATGTTGGGAAATCTAACGACGACATCGtatatgcagcggaagaacataaaacaaaaattttaaatttttcaaaaaggtatTTATCGTCGTacgagattggtgcgtaaaaacctgcaaaacttaaatccacgtgtGAGATATTGCTTTTACCTAGGAATATCATATATTCTTaaattcctacagatctgtaggattgaatgaaggagttcaagtgtcatcatctctagcggtgatccacacaatatgactgtgacgatgctcctccaaTCATTGCCTAAATCTCTACatttactatctgaggaggaaaagggaagaggagaatagaaggtggcaaTTAGGAAGCCtcagcctatgggtctttggtttcctcgtatttatagaggcccccaatTAACTTAACTCTacttggatcttgccctatttgatactagatctctatccaattatccaaacctattagattagtgagtctctacctaataatctcttattagcttttattggatctcacctatgggatccaataattcagaggcttattggatatccaataagataggggctccggtggatatctcatatctgagcctctactcgtcgcaatgcctactacatgtgtgtgaccctctaggcccgatatcgagctagctatgagttatacttgtcaaaactccttcttgcttaatgaattattatctctataataattcacttgactcatcgattacgaacgtactaggccactacgtcgtagtccccaaataatACAGAGGAATCTAATTATTTGAACCTATTTGTTCTTAATTACCATGTATTATAGTCTCTCAttcatataatatcccagagaccgtatatcgggcatggtactgTCAAGCCTATATGATTTCTCTTTGAGTctcattctaatcggattctcctggagaactctttctctcttaatcttaatgaccttggctaaggatttatctAGGCAAGAACAcagaatatttctctcatgataccgagagtggatgatcctctattgacactcaataacctTCGTAAGGTTTGTTGTCATTCCCAGAGATCAATTGTATTAGATCTGGaatttctaaacctataagtctggtatcaaagagtggagtactcatacatgatatccttggtatctcaagtctaaggaccaaatacactactaggatgacataatcgttgtttgacaatgaggtataatcaaccatccaacattccgcaagcggatcaataagtgaactcattcttcaatgagcacttgcattgtatTCCTAGTATCCCaatacgagcagctataagactagccATCTCTATCGTATGAACGAGTATACAGTACGCAagtttgttcggttatctcaatatctctctcgagtaacatatgatcaggattatttagggtctatgtttaagagtgaatcggtctcattatcgtgatctcatcacgatttgattctcattgcacagatccatgaacacacatacaatatatatatatatatatatatatatatatatatatatatatatatatatatatatatatatatatatatatatatatataaagtgagagaatattataataataataagcaaaaagactacgtgtcaagtcacatatgtcatcactcacatgattgtagATTGACATAGAAGGAAAGGTCATAGTCATCCTTCACTTGTCTGCTCCCATGGACAATAGTCCAAGGGAAACCGTTCGAGCTTGTCTTCCATTGTCGTCCACATGGACAAAACGTCAAAGGTGGACATTGAGACACTTAAAAGCCATCCTCTCAATGGACCATGTATAAAAGCTGACTCTCGACACTATGTCGAGGGGGTTCTTCCCGAAAAACCCAATAATCACTAAGTCCTCGATGATATTTGAACGTCATAGTGATTGGATTGAGAAACTTCTCTCGACATCAATCTTAATGCAAGCAACGCTTTATGAGCTCGACGCACTCATCTTGGAGCCACCTCGGGGCCACTTTAGAGCCATCCCGGAGCCACTTTAAAACCAACTCGAAGCCACTTTGAACACTCCTATGCTTTTGGGGTTGGATCACATCGGATTGACTTAAACGTCGACGATAATTTCTCCAATCAACTATCCACTTTGATTTATTAGTTTGCGATTTCATACCGAGCGAGGATACGATTTGATCGTCCGATATAAACTTCAATGTACAAAGATGTTTCGATGAATTCAACCATatgattcaaaaaaataaatcGTAATCATACCTAAAACAACATCGGTCTGCTTTTGAAGATGTCGAGTAAGGTAGGCGTCAATTATAGTAATCAGCAAAGAATCTTGACAATCAAGTGATGTATCTTATCATTTATTATTGGAAAATCAGAATCTACAACATTTATATCAGAGTTGTGTCAATTATTTATTACACAATCAAATTAACAATCAAACATCAATCACCAAAACTTAAAGGACCCATTAATttacaacatttatttattttatcttttgtcaattaaaaagaaaactcttttTGCAACATTTAAAGTCTTAAGGCCCGTTAGTAAGAATTAATACAGTCGTAACACGTTGCCATCTTTAAATCCTGTGAACCAAATAGATTCGCGCGAGGCGGCCGTTTGCTTCCCCGCGACAGCTTCTTCGGCGCCCAATCCAACGGCCAAAATCGAAGGATGGCGTCCACGCCAACCACCAAAGAGCCTTTTGAAACCAAGAAGCCATCGAAGTCTCAGACGTCAGACGACACCGCCCGTTTCCTTGCCATCCGAAACCCCTTTTCTCGGGGGGAACGGAGAACAAGCAACCCTCATTTCCGAAGAGAAAGTGTCTCAGGGATGGCCTCCGTGCTGCTATACTGGGGCGCTGTCGTCGTCCTCCTCGCCGCCTCCGCTCCTACTTCGTCCTCGATCCCCTTCGTCGTCTTGCACGGTACGTATCATCTGAACCCCGGAGCGTCCCGttctttcttgttgaatctcatcaTCGGTGGATCGGCTTCGGTGCTTGTTAGGAATTGGGGATGAGTGTGCCAGTAAGGGGGTCTCGCAGTTTACGCAACTTCTGGGCAATTGGTCTCGCTCCGAGGGATACTGCATGTACGTAAGCCTCTCTTACTATTTGCTTATTTGAGTCAAATTGCTCTCTCTTTACCATCAATTGGTCGAATTGAGATAATGGGGATTGATGGATCTTGTGCAAGTTGGTCACTCATTTAAGTTCAGCAGGAGCTTCATTGAGTGCATGGTTGCAATGACCATAATTTACGCTTTAAGCAGCTTCGTTTTCCTTCCTATTGCTACTCCCCACGTGCTGATTCATTGATTTGCTTTAAATTTTCTTTCATATCGGCAGTGGGAAAGGATCAAATAGCAAAAACTCAATTTAACAGTCTAAAATTTAGTTGTAACTGTGAATTTTAACTTTCTTGCGGAAACATGTCTTTTAATGTCAAGTTTTTTTGTTTTCGAGTCTTATCTTGAAATTTAACACATTGTAGGAGGTTCAGGGCTGATTATGATATGGTTATTGGATGTAAAATTTTCATTTGCACTTTATAGCTGAGCAGATAAATATGGGAGAAGTCTTGATGTCAGATATAGGTTGAGGGTTCGAAATCTCATCCAGCAAACTTTTAGTAGATGACTaaaaaaaagagaattaggaCTAGAAGCAGAAGTCTTGTTCATCATCAAGACAGATGTGACGAAATTAGACCTGTAAAAGGTAGTGTAATGAGTTCTTAAATAGACTACTGTTGGAAATGGATTAGAATTGGAAGATATTATTTGTTCTGCACCTTAATGCTATCCTAGGCTGATCCTGCCATTTTTTACTTGTTAAAGATAATGGTTTTCTAAGGTAGCACTTGATCTATATAATACAAAAATGGAGTCCTTTGGACAAATGTTTCAAGCTACAGGTgagctttaattcttatttttaacAGATAAGGATTCTCCAATTAACTGGATAAAGACCTTCCTTTGTTTAATAATTCCGTTTTTTCTTTTGTCTGACGTTTTACCATTGTTCTCCTTAGAGAAATTGGAAATGGTGTCTGGGACTCTTGGATTATGCCACTTCAGCAACAGGTCGATTCTTTTCTTCGTAAATATGATCCTTATTATACATTCTAGCTCTAGTTAACACATTTTTGCAATTTACAGGCAGATGTTGTATGTGAGAAGGTGATTAATTTGTTCGGTTGAAGTTCACTAAAGTTGGTTCGTCATAAAAGCCAAGGTGCTTGTCGTTGGGCTCTTTAAATTGCATGCTTTTTTTTCAGGTCAAAGAGATGGGGGAACTTAGATCAGGTTACAACATAGTTGGTCTTTCTCAGGTGATGATAagtttttgttgttctttttggTTCTAGTAGTCATTTTCTAGATACCTGTATGTTCAAAATTATGAATTGTATTATTAAACAAGTTGTATAGCTTATAGTTGCATATTTTAGTTAATTTAGGCCTATTTATTGGTAAATATATGGTgtcataccatttctaaatgaaGCTAGTTACACTTCTTTTGACCCTATTTGTTGCCTATGTTGTAGCTAAAGCAATCAATTACACTTCTTATGACCATAATTGGTATGTTGCCCATCCCACATACCAATTATGGCTTGGACCATTGAGATCAGTATGGTTGGTTTTTTATGCCTTAGCATTAGAACCCCTATATTTGCCTGTTGGCCTCTGTTTGATATTTCCATTGATggactatttttttaatttttgtgcaAGTTTACTTTCTGAAGCAACAAATGTACTGATTCAATATTCAGATTAGAAGTTGGAATCATGGTTAAAGATTAAAGATACTGTGGTTGTGGCCACCTAGTATTTAGTGAAAAATTTTAACCTGTGTTTAAtcttgaaaatttaaaatttatgggtcattttttctttttgatattataaatttataatgtcTAGTTCAGaaaatcctgcatgaaatgctaaTGTGGGCCAATACAAGAAGAAAATCATAGGTGAACAATTCCAATTTATTCTACTTAGAGAGGAATTAGGGTTTGGTTAAATCACTTCTCTGCTAAGATTTTGTTGCTGCAATGACGTTAACTTTATTGAAATCTTTAACTTCTCTTGCATATTTGTTCATTTTTATCCAGATTGTTTCTGTTAGGCAATTAAGATGTGTTTTTGTTTAAAATACTAATCAAGAAGTTTATTGAACTGTTCTTTTAGGGAAACTTAATTGGTCGAGCAGTAGTGGAGTTTTGTGAAGGTGGACCTCCGGTAAGATATCATACTTCTATATGTTCCCCACTTCCAGGATTTGTTCTCTATTTCCTGAACATTTTTATCTTCACTAATATGAAAGCATCGATGCATGAAGCTGCATTATTTGGTCTCACATATTTGACAGTCTTTAGGATTTGAAACAGTGTTTCAGAGATGAAGT is from Musa acuminata AAA Group cultivar baxijiao chromosome BXJ3-8, Cavendish_Baxijiao_AAA, whole genome shotgun sequence and encodes:
- the LOC135644356 gene encoding ranBP2-type zinc finger protein At1g67325-like isoform X2 encodes the protein MASAKVDDRGSFGSKRSRSEGSRSDGDWTCPQCGNVNFSFRTVCNRGRCGAPRPSASPNSRIGLTPVPGAFDRPLPGYYGGVGVPPHMPLGLSGGYGAPLPLSGMRYDYGPLSSPGYGPLSAYGPPGPIGGYGYGPGPTMDRYGYGYRGSPMPVLGPWSGEELPDNSASRKRRGGPDGSFEGDWKCPKCGNINFAFRTTCNMKKCGAPRPASASNRVDKDVPDAPEGSWTCPKCNNLNYPFRNVCNRKGCGSEKPSTS
- the LOC135644356 gene encoding ranBP2-type zinc finger protein At1g67325-like isoform X1: MASAKVDDRGSFGSKRSRSEGSRSDGDWTCPQCGNVNFSFRTVCNRGRCGAPRPSASPNSRIGLTPVPGAFDRPLPGYYGGVGVPPHMPLGLSGGYGAPLPLSGMRYDYGPLSSPGYGPLSAYGPPGPIGGYGYGPGPTMDRYGYGYRGSPMPVCNLLYKLYFMLWILHLMFYFCLIICLDSKVLGPWSGEELPDNSASRKRRGGPDGSFEGDWKCPKCGNINFAFRTTCNMKKCGAPRPASASNRVDKDVPDAPEGSWTCPKCNNLNYPFRNVCNRKGCGSEKPSTS